The following coding sequences lie in one Miscanthus floridulus cultivar M001 chromosome 9, ASM1932011v1, whole genome shotgun sequence genomic window:
- the LOC136484220 gene encoding DEAD-box ATP-dependent RNA helicase 40-like isoform X1, protein MAAQDAAAADSSGPRFAPDDPTLPAPWKALIDGATLYYWNPETNVTQYEKPTATAGVPPLPAGPSPPTPAQVPEPAPGAFSQPNVQFGQAGQAGHQERPGQAAYPPQAGQLGQQHTQQPAQQHVMAQHQASFQQVPYQQQQTHMPNQPHQYHSVHPQHMPYQHGPYMQHQQQQQAPPYSYQADQQLHMPQTAYNQAQQPPMPQAAYNQGQSQQPPMPQPSYNQGQSQQPPMPQPSYNQGQVQQPPMPQPSYNQGQQSMIPQSAYNQAQQPQILHGAYNQSQQPQGVRIPQSQGQHPQQSLSFHHPAQASQSPQVSQPQGLKMPSQQGQLQHGLPFTQHGKPPLPLGQQSPLLKDDDGGVHEGKRTGFSLPLSQQRGQAPLPNQQLPSSHQHPGALSSQPNIPGVGGPLYPAKHLPGGSSSAEINNMGFMNSPTQMHQGGADTNYQQKPVSGHAAPNHVGPSPIRPPMGFDTGNSDGHFERDDPHSYGRFDGTKALQQQPKLAPLPTSQNPTGMHNGLPYPRPDNFGGYNMAPPHSVPNPHNLGPSPIGTSVRPPSSMFAPPDFPSVSSADAYRQHHEVTAMGENVPAPFMTFEATGFPPEILREIHAAGFSNPTPIQAQTWPVALQNRDIVAIAKTGSGKTLGYLIPAFIHLRRCHNNPMLGPTVLVLAPTRELASQIQDEVVKFGQSSRVSCTCLYGGASKGPQLRELERGADIVVATPGRLNDILEMKKISLHQVSLLVLDEADRMLDMGFEPQIRKIVDEIPNTRQTLMYTATWPKEVTKIAGDLLRDPVQVNIGSIDELVANKSITQYVEVVPPMDKQRRLEQILRDQERGSKIIIFCSTKKMCDQLARSIGRNFNAVSIHGDKSQAERDNVLNQFRTGRAPILVATDVAARGLDIKDIRVVINYDFPTGIEDYVHRIGRTGRAGATGISYTFFCEQDWKYAGDLVKLLQGANQHVPPQLQDMAARSASGGPRNQAAGMSRWDGPGGRRFELGAGGPVGYGGVREGPGGFGGREGPGGFGVRESPAMFGDGEGPDGLGGRAGPRGFGGREGPGGLGGHEGPGGFGGREREGPGGFGGRKGPGGFGGRDGPGSGGFGGRGERGSGGFGSRGRASPGGFGGRGGRGDSPGFGGRGRGDFSGFGGRGRGDSPGFGGRGRGDFSGGRGGRGRGFGGRGRSDRGPHDRFVSDGRVRYDNRRGFGDKGRDRSYSRSPDRVRSRGYDRRSDSKSISRSRSRSRSWSRSRSHSRSWSRSRSRSSSRSRSRSRSRDHGAAPERRPRARSGFDVLPPASGAAGPAPVPVPGPAAPPVPALAPQQSLADTSSMSPMSPGGLVQPAAAAPLICGGNDNNFGGTPAGQPFQGTDAAFPSFPAGETFPGAAVQQAAPDV, encoded by the exons ATGGCGGCTCAGGATGCCGCCGCAGCTGATTCTTCGGGCCCTCGGTTCGCTCCGGATGACCCGACGCTTCCTGCGCCTTGGAAAGCGCTGATTGATGGCGCGACGCTGTACTATTGGAACCCAGAGACGAATGTGACCCAGTATGAGAAGCCTACTGCAACTGCAGGGGTGCCCCCCTTGCCAGCAGGTCCTTCGCCGCCAACCCCTGCACAGGTTCCGGAACCTGCACCAGGGGCTTTTTCGCAGCCTAACGTGCAGTTTGGCCAAGCTGGCCAGGCAGGGCACCAGGAGCGTCCTGGCCAGGCAGCTTATCCTCCTCAGGCTGGCCAGCTTGGGCAGCAGCACACTCAACAGCCAGCTCAGCAGCATGTCATGGCTCAACACCAAGCTTCGTTTCAGCAAGTGCCATATCAGCAACAGCAGACGCACATGCCAAATCAGCCGCATCAGTACCACAGTGTGCATCCTCAACACATGCCGTATCAGCATGGTCCTTACATGCAACATCAGCAGCAACAGCAGGCTCCACCATATTCGTATCAGGCAGACCAGCAGCTACACATGCCACAAACTGCCTATAATCAAGCTCAGCAGCCACCAATGCCGCAAGCTGCCTACAATCAAGGTCAGAGTCAGCAGCCACCGATGCCGCAACCTTCCTACAATCAAGGTCAGAGTCAGCAGCCACCGATGCCGCAGCCTTCCTACAATCAAGGTCAAGTTCAGCAGCCACCGATGCCACAACCTTCCTACAATCAGGGTCAGCAATCCATGATACCACAGTCTGCCTACAATCAAGCTCAGCAGCCTCAAATTCTACATGGTGCTTATAATCAAAGCCAGCAGCCGCAGGGAGTTAGGATTCCTCAGAGTCAAGGGCAACATCCTCAACAATCTTTGAGCTTTCACCATCCTGCCCAAGCTTCGCAGTCACCGCAGGTTTCTCAACCTCAAGGACTTAAAATGCCATCTCAACAAGGTCAACTGCAGCATGGATTGCCATTCACTCAGCATGGAAAACCGCCACTGCCACTTGGGCAACAAAGTCCATTATTGAAGGATGATGATGGAGGAGTTCATGAAGGCAAGCGGACTGGCTTTTCATTACCACTTAGTCAGCAGCGTGGCCAGGCTCCTCTTCCAAATCAGCAGTTACCTTCTAGTCATCAACATCCTGGAGCCCTTAGTAGccagccaaatatacctggagtTGGTGGGCCGTTGTATCCTGCCAAGCATCTTCCTGGTGGATCATCCTCTGCTGAGATTAATAACATGGGTTTTATGAACTCACCTACTCAAATGCATCAAGGTGGAGCAGATACAAACTACCAGCAAAAACCAGTTAGTGGCCATGCAGCTCCAAATCATGTTGGTCCATCACCAATTCGACCTCCAATGGGTTTTGATACGGGTAATAGTGATGGTCACTTTGAAAGAGATGACCCTCACTCTTATGGAAGGTTTGATGGAACAAAGGCTCTCCAGCAGCAGCCAAAGCTTGCTCCTCTCCCAACTTCACAAAATCCTACG GGCATGCATAATGGACTGCCTTATCCTCGTCCAGACAATTTTGGTGGTTATAACATGGCACCTCCACAttcagtaccaaatccacataaTCTTGGTCCATCGCCTATTGGAACTTCAGTGAGGCCACCGTCAAGTATGTTTGCTCCTCCAGATTTTCCAAGCGTATCTTCAGCTGATGCATACCGTCAACACCATGAAGTCACTGCCATG GGTGAGAACGTTCCTGCTCCGTTTATGACATTTGAGGCTACTGGATTCCCTCCAGAGATTCTGAGAGAG aTCCATGCAGCAGGCTTTTCAAATCCCACTCCAATTCAAGCTCAGACATGGCCTGTTGCACTGCAAAACCGGGACATAGTAGCTATTGCCAAGACAGGGTCTGGAAAGACGCTGGGGTACCTAATTCCTGCTTTTATACATCTGAGGAGATGCCACAATAATCCGATGTTGGGTCCTACGGTATTGGTTTTGGCCCCTACTCGCGAGCTTGCTTCACAAATACAAGACGAAGTAGTTAAGTTTGGTCAATCATCTAGAGTTTCCTGCACA TGCCTATATGGTGGAGCTTCAAAGGGCCCTCAGCTAAGAGAACTTGAGCGTGGAGCAGATATTGTGGTAGCAACACCAGGACGTCTTAATGATATTCTGGAGATGAAGAAGATTAGCCTCCATCAGGTTTCATTACTTGTGCTTGATGAAGCAGACCGTATGCTTGACATGGGGTTTGAGCCACAAATACGGAAGATTGTGGATGAGATTCCTAATACTAGACAGACTCTAATGTACACTGCCACTTGGCCAAAGGAGGTTACAAAAATAGCTGGGGATTTACTAAGAGATCCTGTCCAGGTCAACATTGGCAGCATCGATGAActtgttgccaacaaatccatcACTCAG TATGTAGAGGTGGTTCCGCCTATGGACAAGCAGCGGCGCCTAGAGCAGATTCTTAGAGATCAAGAAAGGGGCTCAAAAATCATAATATTTTGCTCGACTAAGAAGATGTGTGACCAGCTTGCTCGCAGCATTGGTCGCAATTTTAATGCTGTAAGCATTCATGGTGATAAATCACAGGCCGAAAGAGATAATGTTCTCAATCAGTTTCGAACTGGCAGGGCTCCAATATTAGTAGCCACAGATGTTGCTGCTCGTGGACTTGATATCAAAGATATCAG AGTGGTAATCAATTATGACTTTCCAACTGGGATAGAGGACTATGTGCATCGCATAGGGCGTACAGGAAGAGCTGGCGCTACTGGTATCTCGTACACTTTTTTCTGTGAACAAGATTGGAAATATGCTGGTGATTTGGTGAAACTCTTGCAAGGTGCCAACCAGCATGTCCCTCCACAGCTGCAAGACATGGCTGCACGCAGTGCTTCTGGAGGTCCAAGAAACCAGGCTGCTGGGATGAGCCGCTGGGATGGGCCTGGTGGTCGTCGTTTTGAACTTGGTGCTGGTGGCCCTGTTGGTTATGGTGGTGTCAGGGAGGGTCCTGGAGGTTTCGGTGGTCGTGAGGGCCCGGGTGGATTTGGTGTTCGAGAAAGCCCAGCCATGTTTGGTGACGGGGAAGGCCCTGATGGCTTGGGTGGCCGGGCTGGCCCTCGTGGTTTCGGTGGCCGGGAAGGCCCTGGTGGCTTGGGTGGCCATGAGGGCCCTGGTGGCTTTGGTGGCCGGGAACGGGAGGGTCCTGGTGGCTTTGGTGGCAGAAAGGGCCCAGGTGGCTTTGGTGGACGAGATGGCCCTGGGTCAGGTGGTTTTGGTGGTAGAGGGGAGCGTGGATCTGGTGGTTTTGGCAGTAGAGGCAGAGCAAGCCCTGGGGGCTTTGGTGGACGTGGTGGCAGGGGCGATTCTCCTGGTTTTGGTGGGCGTGGCAGGGGTGATTTTTCTGGATTTGGTGGGCGTGGCAGGGGTGATTCTCCTGGTTTTGGTGGACGAGGTAGGGGAGATTTTTCTGGTGGACGTGGTGGCAGGGGGCGTGGATTTGGCGGGAGGGGGCGTTCTGACCGAGGCCCACATGACCGGTTTGTCTCAGATGGACGGGTACGATATGATAACCGTCGAGGATTTGGAGACAAAGGTAGGGATCGGAGCTACAGCCGCAGCCCAGATAGAGTCCGGTCACGGGGTTATGACAGAAGAAGTGATAGCAAGAGCATTAGTAGGAGCAGGAGCCGCAGCAGGAGCTGGTCAcgcagcaggagccacagcaggaGCTGGAGCCGTAGTCggagccgcagcagcagccggagTCGCAGCAGGAGCAGGAGCCGTGACCATGGGGCAGCACCGGAGCGCAGGCCACGAGCAAGATCTGGTTTCGATGTGCTGCCTCCTGCATCTGGAGCAGCCGGACCTGCACCTGTCCCTGTACCTGGACCAGCAGCACCACCTGTTCCTGCTCTCGCTCCTCAACAATCACTGGCCGATACATCTTCAATGTCGCCAATGTCTCCTGGTGGCCTAGTCCAGCCAGCTGCTGCTGCACCGTTGATATGTGGTGGGAATGACAACAACTTTGGCGGCACACCGGCTGGCCAGCCTTTCCAAGGGACTGATGCTGCATTCCCCAGTTTTCCTGCAGGCGAAACATTTCCAGGCGCAGCAGTTCAGCAGGCCGCTCCTGATGTATAA